Part of the Camelus bactrianus isolate YW-2024 breed Bactrian camel chromosome 6, ASM4877302v1, whole genome shotgun sequence genome, catccgtaCAATGGGCTCGGGATGACCCATTAAGTGAGGTCACATCAGAATGCACTGATAACAGCTGTGACTGATATTCACAACAATCTTGGAGAGTTAACACAGGAGAGGATGAGGCATGAAATCTCAGAGCCAGTAGGAAGACAAGGGAATGGACAAGAACTTCTATTTGGAGAAAGCCCACCCTGTGGGCTGTGAACTGCTCGGAGTCCTTGCCCAAGAAAGGACCAAAGACAGGTGTGGAGAGGGCCAAAGCTGAAGCAAAGATTTCACTGCAATCTGCCAGGGGCAGTGACAGAGAGAAGCACagagggagggcttcctggaggaggtgacccgGGACCTGAGTACCAAAGGACGACAGGGAGCAAGccaggcctggcagggaggggatgGGCTAAAAGAGTGGAGCCACATGGGTCAGGAATGGGACAGGCCCATCTTTGTTCCCAGCTCTCAGGCCAGAGCCAGACTCCGCAAATACTAGGCAGTGGAATGACCTCCCCGGCCTGACCCCGGCAGAGGGATGAAAGTCTGATATGTGCTGGGAGATCACTCCTGAGACACCCAGCGTTGCTGCAGCTGAGACTTGAAGGGGCCTGATGTGAAGCTAGGGGTGGGGCTGTCACCAGGGTGGTGAGGACTCCCTGGGCCACATCAGTGAGGATCACCCCTCTCTGGGAGCAGTGGGAGCCACTGCAAGGTTTTCTGCAGCAGAGCAACCCATCTGCTTGATTTGAGAAAGACACCTCTGGCTGCGGAGACGAGAATGGTTGGCAGGAAGTGAGCAGGAGACAAGGAGACCTTGTGGGCAGGCGACTGGTAGAGAGGCCGAGCCCCAAACCTGGGCTGTGTCCTGAGACTGGAGGagacaaacaacaaaaatttggAAGGTAGAAAGGGCCAGGCCAGGGTTGTGTATTATTATCAACTCTATTTTATACCAACGAAACAGGCAGAGTTTAGATAGAGCACCCATGCCACCCAGGTCATAAATAGCAAGGCTGAAATCGTAATCCAACTTGTTTCGCCAGGAAACCCAGGAAAATGGAGAATTGCCTACAAAGCCCTGTGGCCGgggaaggagggggcagggcagtgAGGCTGTTATCAAAGCCAAGACGCAAGGAACTCAGAGCAGGAGTTGTTTTTCCATCCACgtggagagggtgggaggagggctcagggaGGTCAGGGGATGTTTGCATCTGTCTCTGGTGAGGTTCTGAGTTTGGAGCAGCCCAGAAGCAGAACTGTTGAATTAAATGAtcctatgtttattttattaaggtACCATCATACTCTTTTCCAGATGACTGCACCATTtaatattcccaccagcaatgtacaaggTTTCCAAATTCTCCACATTCATGCCAACACTTCttctgtgttctgtttcttttttttttcttttttctttttgctgcttgGTCAATACGTTTATTACTGTCTTTATCTGAAAAATCTTCATAGAAGATTGTGGTTTGGTTCATTAACTCTCAGCAGTTCACTCCTGAGCTCTAAGGAAGCTTGCCTTCTTCTGAGCTACCTGATCTTTCTGGGCAAGTGACATTTTGGGACGGTTCTGTTGCCAGTAGAggcaaccggtgttccaggttcttgtcccgtcccagaaggaattcagagacaagacatagtggttagaaaagtaaagtgaggatttattaaaggacagatagtacactctcaaggggagagcgggcaggctgaggtgagcggctgccctgtgtttcttggccaagttagttacatagggtgtaaaaatgaatgggccgaatattcattgaggagggaagggcttggggtcgtattccctgatcatcatcccaactccaccttcccaaagggagaggggatttgtgtccttatttagtctggatcggaagtgtcatggtgtcggtgcatgatgggtactcctgatctgcaaggctaattttattgaaatgagggcataatgagcaaaaggttacattcggacactggaaatttctgccttttctcacctttctttgttcatctccaggccactcatgaccccaaaaggtgtgatcccttatcagcccaaaggttcctgcttttctttctctgcccagggaccctggtgcttacatgatgtatggttccCTGcgtttggcttgtgcccctcttttctgcccaattcctgccatttggtctgtgtccccctttctctgctcatatctagcaaTCTGCCTGCTCTAAGAGTCCCACTGCTCCTTTTTAACTTCTCTCTTAGGtgtttcatttttcataatagaCATCCTAATGAGTATCAGTTggatctcactgtggtttttatttgcactCCCCTAATGATTACTAacggtgagcatcttttcatgcgtTTCTTAGttcatttgcatatcttctttgaagaaacatATACTCAAGTCCTATGCCCATTTTTTGAATTGGATTGGTTTTTGGTCTTTTGCGCTTGAGTTTCAggaatttttgtatattttggatgtatCTGTATTAGAtaggtgatttgcaaatattttctcccatcctgtgcgTTGCCTTTTTACTCAATTGGTTGTGTCCTTTAACAAACAGAGtctttaattttggtgaagtccaatttgtctaaCTTTTCTTTTGATGCCTGTACCTTTGGTGTTATACCCAATGTCAtgtcaaatccaatgtcatgaagttttgactctgttttcttctgagctttatctcttacatttaggtctttgatacatcttgagtcaatttttgtatatggtataaggtaaggctccaacttcattcttttgcatgtagatatccagtttCCCAGTATTTGCTGAAAAGTCATTTCCCCATTGAATGATCTTGGtgcccttgtcaaaaatcatttgaccagaTATGCacgggtttatttctggcctctctattctatttcattggtcTACATGCCTgcctttatgccaataccacactttTGATTACTGCAGTTTTATAGTGCATTTGTAAATCAGAAGGTGTGTGACTTctaactttgctcttctttccgAAGGCTGTTTGGTTATTTGAGGTCCCTTCAGATTCCATATGACTTTTAGGACAAATTTTTCTATTTATGCAAAATACATCATAggattttgataagaattgcattgactctatacagatttctttgggtagttttggcatcttaacaatattaaatcctccaatccataaacacaggatgtctttccatttacttatatcttctttaatttctttcagcaacattttgcagtttccagtgtataagtttttcacctccttggttaaattaattcctaagtattttcttccctttatgctgctgtaaatggaattgttctcTTAATTTCCTTCTTAGATTCCTCGTTGTTACTACATGGAAACAGAACTGATttctgtgtgttgattttgtatcctgctactttgctgaattcctTTATTGGTTCTAACGGGTTTTTTTGTGGTCTTCAGCATTATCTATGTATAAGATCATGTTGCCTGTgaacaaagataattttacttcttcctttccaacttagatgcattttatttccttttcttgctcaTTGCTCTGGCTAAAACTTCCAGTAGTATGTTAAATAGAAGAGGCAAGAGCAGGCATCCTGTCTTGTTCTGAATCTTGAATGAAAAGCTTTcaatctttcaccattgagtatgatgttagctgtgggcttttcatagtATGGCATTTATCACTGAAGTAatttccttctgttcctagtttgtaGAGTGTTTTGATCATGAAagaggatgttgaattttgtcaaatgttttttctgcatcaattgagatgatcatgtttttttttccttcttctgttaatgtggtgtattacattgatcaATTTTTGCATAtagaaccatccttgcattccaggagTAAATCCTACTTGTTCATGGTGTAAAATCCTTTTCATATGCTAGTGAATTTTACCTGCTAGTATTTTGCTAAGAATTTTTGCATCAACGTTCATAACCAATATATGTAGTTTTCTTATGGTGTTTTTGCCTGGCTTTGATATCAAGATAATGaatgtgttccctcctcttcaatttttttggaagagtttgaggagaaTTTCTgtgaattcttctttaaatgtttggtagaattaaaAACTGATGCCATGTGCTCCTGGGCTTTTTTGTGTTGAGAAGTTTTCAACtactgattcaatttccttaCTACTTACAGGTCTactcaaattttttatttctttatagtttaatttTGGTATGTTTGGTGTTTCTAcaaaatttccatttcatctaggttatccatCTTCCTGgtctgtaatttttaatttcttttcatagtattctcttataatttttttaaaaattctatagaATTGGTAGTAATGTCCctactttcatttctgattttagtaatttcagactcctctctttttttccttactcAGTCTAGttaaagttttgtcaattttgttaatatatttgaaGATTATagtacattttattattataccATATATTATTATACCATACTGTATTATCATACTATGTAATATATATTGATCAGATATAttatattttgctttcatttattttctctagtttttctattttctatttatttatctgtgctctaatctttattgtttcctttcttctgctaccAACAATCTCTTCTGGTGACTATTtatatggaatatctttttccatcctcttactTTCATGTCTGTGTCCTTGGATCTAAAATAAGCCTTTTTTAGTAGTcatatagttgtttttttttttttaacccattctgttaatctgtcttttgattggagaactATATCCATTTACATTAAAGCGACTACCTACATGGAGGGACTTACGtcattttcctatttgttttctaaatgccTTATAACTCTTTTGTCCTTTACTTCCTGCATTACcatcttcttttatgtttagctGAAtgttcagttgatttttttttgtagtgaaacattttaattcacttCCTTTTGTGCATACTCTATAGCTATTTTCTTTCTGGTTACCATGGAAATTTACAATCCTAAAGTTATAATACTCTCATTTGAATTTGTGCCAGATTAACTTCAATAGCATACAAAACCACTCCCATATAGCTCTGTTCCCACATCCTCTCCGTTATTTAAgtcacaaattacatctttatttgTTGTGTCTCCAAAAACATAGAGGAATACTAAATTCATTAGTATTTTAaatcatatagaaaataaaaagtggagTTGCAAACTGAAATTATACTAGATTTTATAATTGTTCATATTACCTTTACCAGGGATCTTTATTTCCTCCTACAGGTTTTTTTTACTTTcaagtgttcttttattttaatcagaaggactccctttagcatttcttgtaggaGGGGTCTAGTGGTAATGAACtccctcagttttgttttgttttttttaacctggaaatGTGTTAATTTCTCTCTCACTTTTGAAGAAGAGTTTTGCCTGATAGAGGATTCTTGGttgatagtttttttctttctttcagtactttgaatatatcagTTGGATAGATagttaacctttctgagcttccATTTATGCCTGCCTAAAATCAGAACAATAATATCTACTTTATTAGTTTGTTGGCAAGGCAAAATGTTAGGCACCTGATAGTTACTTGATAAATCACAGCAGGTGTTGGAATTCATtttctgatgaggaaattgagaccctGAATTGCCCTATGTCATACAGCCAatgtggaggaaggaaggaactggAACTTGAGTGGGTCTTCAATGGGGTCTTCTACCTACTGCTCACCACACCTCGCTGCCTCAGAGGCCCCACGACATCTAATGAGCATTTGTGCTTCTGCAGGGCCTGGCCATCCAGGATGATGCTGCTCGCTCTGTACACCTGTCTCTTCTGGCTGTCTACCAGTGGGCTCTGGACCATTCAGGCTAAAGACTCTGACGCTGTCGTGAGCAAGAGGAACCCTCACCGGGACTTGGCTCCAAGCAACACTGACTTTGCCTTTACCCTGTATAAGCACTTAGTGGCCTCAGCTCCAGGCAGGAACGTCTTCATCTCCCCTGTGAGCATCTCCACAGCCTTGGCTATGCTGTCCCTGGGTGCCAGTGGCTACACACGGAAGCAGCTTCTCCACAGCCTGGGCTTCAACCTCACTGAGACATCAGAAGCTGAGATCCACCAGGGCTTCCGGCATGTCCACCACCTCCTCAGGGAGTCAGACACTGCCTTGGATATGGCCATGGGCAATGCCCTGTTCCTTGACTGCAGCCTGGAGCTTCTGGACTCGTTCTCAGAAGACACTAAGCACTACTATGGGTTGGACGCCTTGGCTACAGATTTCCAGGACTGGACAGGAGCCAGAAGACAAATTAACGAGTATGTCAAGAATAAGACGCGAGGGAAAATTGTGGACTTGTTCTCGGAGCTAGACAGCTCAGCCATGCTCATCCTGGTCAACTACATCTTCTTTAAAGGTACCCTTCACCCATCCCATTCTGACAAGGCCCTGTCCTCTACTGTCAACAATAGTAAGAGCCATCAAAACCCAGGGTGCACTCTTGGGCAAAGACTTCAATCTTACAAAGCACCTGCACATCTGAATCTCCATCTTCTCCATGATCCTATTAGGAAGATGGAATTATGTCATCTCACCAAGAACCAAAATGACACCCAGAAGAGTTGAGCAACTTGCCCAAGCTCTTGCAAGTTGGTTCAAGGTCAAACATGTAGCTATGAACAGTCTGGCTACCTCACAGTCTACAAATATTGGCCAAGTCCCAGCTGTGAGTCAGGTACTTGGCCAGGGGCTGGAAATACAGCCTCTAGCCAGACAGACAAAGCCCCTGTCCTCAGGAACTTCCAGGTGGTCCCTAAGCCCTCCTGTTCACACTTCCTGGGGGGCTCACGGCCAGTTCTGACCAAGTCTCCTGTCAACCAACCACAGTCCCTCCTCACCAGTTTGGAGCAGGATTTTCCAAAGTGCCTGTCCCTAAAAATCACCATGGAGACTTGTTAAAATTACAGATTCCAGAGCTTACACCAGACCTACTGAAgcaaaactgctttaaaaaagtcCTAGAATTTGTATTTGTAACAAGGCTCTCTCCCCTCATCATTTTTATGATCAGGCAATTTGAGGATATATTATCCTTGAGAATAAAATCTGTACTCCTTAGTCTATAAGTGGTTCTCAACCGAGGGAGATCCCACCCCCATCCACCTTCAGGGATGTcaggcaatgtctagagacattgtGGGTTGTCACAACTAGGAGTGGGGGGGTGACACTGGCATCTAGTGAGGAGAGGCCAGGGAGGGtgcacagaacagcccccacAGTGATACCTGCCCCCAGTGGCTATAGTCCCAAGGTTGAAAAACCCTGGCCTAGAATTATCTGTTTCTTGTGTCTTCTCCAGCTTCAGGTCTCAATATTTTTCCTACTTAAAGTTCCCAATACACAGCAGACTGACACGTACACACATCACAGACAGGCCGCCCACACCGAATTCCTTTCAAGTCTTTGAGCATGACGTCCCCGTGGAAGCCTGTGTTAGTTCCCTATTGCTGCTGGAGCAAATCACCATGAACTCAATGGCTTAAAACAGCTCAAATTTGttatctcacaattctggggtcagaagtccaaaatgagtcACTCTGGGTTAAAGTTAAGAGGATGCCAGAGTAtgttccttctagagggtctcgAGGGGAGAATCCGTTGCCTGCCTTTTCCAGCCTGTAGAAGCCACCTGCATTCTTCGCCTTGTAACCCTCTTCCCTCTTCAAAGCTAGTAATCACATcactctggcctctgctctcatcCTCACATCTCCtttctgactctgaccctcccaccagcctcttccacttttaagaacacttgtgattacactgggcccacctggattgCCCAGAGTAATCCCTCATCTCAAAGTCAGTTGATGAGCAACCTGAATTTCCTTTTGCCACGTAACATAACATATTCATGGGTTCCAGGGGTTAGGACACAGGCATCCTTGGGGGGCCACTCTGCCTGACAAAAGGTTCAAGCCCCTTCTGTCCCCTGAGCCCTCCCTCAACTTACCTGACTGCCTAAAACTTCTTCCCACACTTCAAATCTTGGCTCAAAAGCCACCACCTCCATGAAACCTCCCAGTTCCCTCAGGCAAATCTTTGTCTCTCATACGCATCCTCTGCAGTTTTTCCACACCCGCATTAAAGATTATCCAAATCATAATCCCCAGCAAAGACTCCTCACATACCATTTCTCTCCTCCCCGCCTCTCACTCGGGGCTTCCCATCAGCCAGCTGTCCCCCATCCCCCCGCCCCCGGCATGTTATTACTGGATGGACTTAGCATCTCTTAGCATCTTGGCGAGCCCTCCTGCTGCCTCTTGGCCTTTCTCTGCCCGTTCTCCAGCACGAGTCTGGGAACCCACCTGGGAGAGGCCTCCTTTCCTGGAGGGTAGTGAGGGTAAGGGACTGGCCAGGCAAAGGcaccattctttttttcctccagctttactgaggtataattaactTATCATgtaaatttaaggtatacaacgggttgatttgacatatgtatatattgtgagatGAGCACCaaaataaggttagttaacacaacCATCATCTCACAAAGAAacctgtgtgtgtggtgagaactttttttcttctatacatttttattttttcactgtagcattttaaaattgaagtatagctgatgtacaataaAAGCtctaggtgtacaacatagtgattcataatttctaaagttacactccatttatagttattataaaatgctgactatgatatttttaatttcttctctcaGCAACGTTTACGTATATAACATAacattattaactgtagtcaatATCCACTATGCTGTATATGAGATTCCTCAGAACTTCCTCATCTTATAACTGCAAGTGTGTCCCTTTGATCACCTTCCTCCTGTCCATCATTCCATTCTGTTTCTGTAAGTtctatatttttagattccacatatatgtgagagcatacagtatttgtctttctctgtctgacttacttcatttagcataatgccctcaggtttcctctgtgttgttgcaaatggcaggatctcattcttttatgactgagtaactTTCTAATAcaggtatacgtgtgtgtgtgtgtgtgtgtgtgtgtgtgtgtgtgtgtgtgtgtgtgtatcacttttatttatccattcatccatcaaattGTTTGGAagattgtttccttgtcttggctgttgtgaataatgctgcaatgaacgtgGCAGTGCAGACAACTCTTCAACATAGTGAGTTCACTTCCTTCTGACGCatacctagaagtggggttgctgcGTCATACggtggttctgtttttaattttttgaggagcctccatactgctttccatactGGTGGCACCAAATCGcattcccgccaacagtgcacgagggtttctttctctccacaccctcgccAGCTCtcgttttctcctttctttttgacaatggccattctgacaggtgtgcggTGACAGCTCATGGTTGTTCACtcgcatttccctgatgattagtgatgctgagtgaGCACCTTTTCTtatacttgttggccatttgtatatcttctttgggaaaaatgtaTCTATTCAAGTCAGAGGCccattttaattggattatttggggggggtgtttttttgtttttgctgttgagttgtatgagttccatgtatattttggatattacccTGTTATCCAATATgtgttttgcaaagattttctcccattccataggttgccttttttctttattgattgtttcctttgctattgcagaagctttttagtttgatgtgatcccatttgtttattctttttgttgcttgtgcttttggtgtcatatccaaaaaaaaaaaaaatcatagctaaGACCAAAGTCAAGGAGTTtatttttccctatattttcttccaaaatttttGCAGTTTCACGTCtcatgtttaggtctttaatacatttcaagttaatttttgtgaagatgTAAGACAGgtgtccagtttcattcttttgcatgtgaatatccagttttctcagcaccatttatggaagagattttctttttcctattgagTGTTCTTGGTTCTCGTGTCATATATTATTTGAGTATGTATGTGAGGGGCTATTTCTAGGCTTTCAAATCTGTTCtgttggtctatgtgtctgttcttATGCCTGCACTGCACTGTTCTCATGACTATAGCTTTATAATGTAGtttaaaatcaagaaatgtgatgcctccagttttgtttttccttctcaagATGCCTT contains:
- the LOC105079894 gene encoding corticosteroid-binding globulin is translated as MMLLALYTCLFWLSTSGLWTIQAKDSDAVVSKRNPHRDLAPSNTDFAFTLYKHLVASAPGRNVFISPVSISTALAMLSLGASGYTRKQLLHSLGFNLTETSEAEIHQGFRHVHHLLRESDTALDMAMGNALFLDCSLELLDSFSEDTKHYYGLDALATDFQDWTGARRQINEYVKNKTRGKIVDLFSELDSSAMLILVNYIFFKGTWAQPFNPESTREENFYVNETTRVTVPMMFQSSAIRYLNDSELPCQLVQLEYTGNETAFFILPDKGKMDTVIAGLSRNTIQRWADSLTSSQVDLYIPKVSISGAYDLGGIMRDMGIADLLNNKTHFSGITQEAPPKVLKVLHKAILQLDEKGLEAVAYTKVSLQGAPDPLTIHFNRPFILIIFDHFTWSSLFLGKVVNLT